One window from the genome of Microcoleus sp. FACHB-68 encodes:
- a CDS encoding LmeA family phospholipid-binding protein, translating to MTKEQAGLHEQALNKAAEIGISSQLDEVDNVEVDIKADPFKLMTGEVDAVQIKGEGMVMQQDLRMEKIEMQMGRVGINPMQAAMGQIELTKPADGTAEVVLTEADINRAFNSDYISGMLKNMEVNIDGKPTTIDTQEINFTLPSDNKVGLNATVLLRDSNETQQIAFTAVPRVRPNGQGVVLEDVEYAENKELSPELTNALLEKSAEILDFSNFDLEGMSLKINRLDVKGGKLTMQAAARVEKIPSA from the coding sequence GTGACCAAGGAACAAGCTGGACTGCACGAGCAAGCGCTAAATAAAGCAGCAGAAATTGGGATAAGCAGCCAACTCGATGAAGTTGATAATGTAGAGGTCGATATCAAAGCAGATCCCTTCAAGCTGATGACAGGAGAAGTCGATGCTGTTCAGATCAAAGGTGAAGGGATGGTCATGCAACAAGACCTGCGGATGGAAAAAATAGAAATGCAGATGGGTCGCGTTGGGATCAATCCAATGCAGGCTGCTATGGGTCAAATTGAACTGACCAAGCCGGCAGATGGCACTGCGGAGGTTGTTCTTACAGAAGCAGATATTAACCGCGCTTTCAACTCCGACTATATCAGCGGTATGCTGAAAAATATGGAGGTTAATATTGATGGCAAGCCTACAACAATTGATACCCAAGAGATAAATTTTACCCTTCCAAGCGATAACAAAGTAGGTTTGAATGCAACGGTGCTGTTGCGCGACAGCAACGAAACTCAGCAAATCGCTTTTACAGCAGTGCCTCGTGTACGCCCCAACGGTCAAGGAGTCGTGCTTGAGGATGTTGAGTATGCTGAAAACAAAGAACTTTCGCCAGAATTAACAAATGCTTTGTTAGAAAAATCGGCAGAAATTCTCGACTTCAGTAACTTCGATCTCGAAGGAATGTCTCTGAAAATTAACCGGCTCGATGTCAAAGGCGGCAAGCTAACGATGCAAGCAGCAGCCCGCGTTGAGAAAATTCCTTCAGCCTAA
- a CDS encoding TIM-barrel domain-containing protein, translating to MPQYFGKLQVAEQPWSTLEAVQSVRQDDRNVYFDCAGPHFKISVLAANLIRVRMTPTGTFKPRRSWAVARDDAEWPAVPYQMRETAEAVEIETEQMRVSVELDKCRITCMDKAGNPFAQDTGLGTGWRSGTIAGWKQIETDEHFYGFGERTHLLDKLSEVKTNWTTDALDYGVLSDEMYQAIPFFIALRPHLAYGIFFNTTHWSQFDLGAEQPGVWRMETRAEELDYYIVYGPEPAQILQTYGELTGKMPLPPKWSLGYHQCRWSYESEEIVRELAEEFRNRHIPCDVIHLDIDYMRGYRVFTWSPKRFPDPKQLVSNLAKNGFKAVTIIDPGVKYEPEGDYAVFDEGVENDCFVRKADGQLFHGYVWPDKAVFPDFARPDVRKWWGDWHKTLTDMGIAGIWNDMNEPALDDRPFGDPGNKIWFPQDAPQGPDEERATHAEVHNLYGLMMSQACREGLNRHRSTQRSFVLTRSGYAGIQRWSSVWMGDNQSLWEHLEMSLPMLCNMGLSGVAFVGCDIGGFAGNASAELFARWMQVGMLYPLMRGHSAMSTARHEPWVFGDRVEKICREYIELRYRLLPYIYTLFSEAATTGAPILRPLLYHFPNDPTTYKLYDQVLLGPSLMAAPIYRPGVEHRAVYLPAGVWYDWWSGERYEGSTHILAHAPLERMPLYVREGAIIPMMPVMQHVDERPLDELTLRIWPGNGEFTLYEDDGNTFEFTTGAWAMTTYRVHSEGQQIIVEIAAPEGNWNLAPREVIVQVAGVGEQRFSDDGTARTLRF from the coding sequence ATGCCGCAGTATTTCGGAAAACTTCAAGTAGCTGAGCAGCCGTGGTCAACTTTAGAAGCCGTACAATCTGTGCGACAGGACGATCGCAATGTTTACTTTGATTGTGCCGGCCCTCATTTCAAAATCAGCGTGCTGGCAGCCAATTTAATTCGGGTGCGAATGACACCCACCGGCACGTTTAAACCACGCCGATCTTGGGCGGTTGCACGAGATGATGCAGAATGGCCGGCTGTGCCCTACCAAATGCGGGAAACCGCTGAGGCTGTGGAAATCGAGACAGAACAGATGCGCGTATCTGTAGAACTTGACAAATGCCGAATTACGTGCATGGATAAAGCGGGAAACCCCTTTGCACAAGACACCGGCCTAGGCACCGGCTGGCGTAGCGGAACGATTGCCGGTTGGAAGCAAATCGAAACCGATGAGCACTTCTATGGTTTTGGTGAGCGTACCCACTTGCTGGACAAACTCAGCGAGGTGAAAACCAACTGGACAACGGACGCCCTCGATTATGGGGTTCTCAGCGATGAAATGTACCAGGCGATTCCCTTTTTCATCGCTCTGCGTCCTCATCTTGCTTACGGCATTTTCTTCAACACCACCCATTGGAGTCAGTTTGACCTGGGTGCAGAACAGCCGGGTGTTTGGCGGATGGAAACCCGTGCTGAGGAGCTGGATTATTACATCGTCTACGGGCCAGAGCCGGCGCAAATCTTGCAGACTTACGGTGAGTTAACGGGCAAGATGCCGCTACCGCCAAAGTGGTCGCTCGGCTATCATCAATGCCGGTGGAGTTATGAATCTGAGGAAATCGTGCGCGAACTGGCTGAGGAATTTCGCAACCGGCACATTCCCTGTGATGTAATTCATCTCGATATTGACTATATGCGCGGCTACCGCGTCTTTACTTGGAGTCCCAAACGCTTCCCCGATCCCAAGCAATTAGTTAGCAATTTGGCAAAGAATGGCTTCAAAGCCGTGACGATTATCGATCCCGGTGTGAAGTATGAACCAGAGGGAGATTACGCAGTTTTTGATGAGGGAGTGGAAAACGACTGTTTTGTGCGAAAAGCCGATGGTCAGTTATTCCACGGCTACGTTTGGCCAGATAAGGCTGTTTTTCCCGATTTTGCCCGTCCTGATGTTCGTAAATGGTGGGGGGACTGGCACAAAACCCTAACGGATATGGGAATCGCCGGCATCTGGAACGATATGAATGAGCCGGCACTTGACGACCGACCATTTGGAGATCCGGGTAATAAAATTTGGTTTCCCCAGGATGCACCCCAAGGCCCAGATGAGGAACGCGCCACTCATGCAGAAGTGCATAATTTATACGGATTGATGATGTCGCAGGCGTGTCGGGAAGGCTTAAACCGGCACCGTTCCACCCAGCGATCATTTGTCCTCACGCGATCCGGGTATGCCGGCATTCAGCGGTGGTCATCCGTTTGGATGGGCGACAATCAATCGCTGTGGGAACACCTGGAAATGTCGTTACCCATGCTGTGCAATATGGGGCTTTCGGGCGTGGCATTTGTCGGGTGCGATATTGGCGGGTTTGCCGGTAACGCCTCAGCAGAATTATTCGCCCGTTGGATGCAAGTGGGAATGCTCTACCCCTTGATGCGCGGTCATTCTGCAATGAGTACGGCACGACATGAGCCGTGGGTATTTGGCGATCGCGTCGAGAAAATTTGCCGCGAATACATCGAGTTGCGCTACCGGCTGCTGCCTTACATTTACACGCTCTTTTCCGAGGCTGCAACGACCGGCGCACCGATTCTGCGACCGTTACTTTATCATTTTCCGAATGATCCCACTACTTATAAGCTTTACGATCAAGTCTTGCTTGGCCCTTCCCTAATGGCAGCCCCCATCTATCGTCCAGGCGTTGAACACCGTGCGGTTTATTTGCCGGCAGGCGTGTGGTATGACTGGTGGAGTGGTGAGCGTTACGAAGGATCGACGCATATTTTGGCACACGCACCTTTGGAACGGATGCCCCTTTATGTACGGGAGGGCGCAATTATTCCCATGATGCCGGTGATGCAACACGTTGATGAGCGTCCCCTGGATGAATTAACCTTGCGAATTTGGCCGGGAAATGGGGAATTTACGCTCTATGAAGATGACGGAAATACGTTTGAATTCACAACCGGCGCGTGGGCAATGACAACATACCGTGTGCATTCAGAAGGGCAACAAATTATTGTTGAAATTGCCGCGCCTGAGGGGAATTGGAATCTAGCCCCCCGTGAGGTGATTGTGCAAGTTGCCGGTGTAGGAGAGCAGCGTTTTTCTGATGATGGAACAGCTCGAACGCTGAGGTTTTAG
- a CDS encoding acyl-CoA dehydrogenase family protein produces the protein MIAISKTKNPFSFETILESTREIAHEVVAIETIKVDQDACWPEQGIRAMQAAGLGGLVIPKAKGGLGQGLLALTQVCELLGGECASTALCFGMHSVGAAVLAAKATPYQQERYVEPICEGKHLTTLALSEPGSGAHFYLPQCQLTVESPAMFRVNGQKSFITNGGYADSYVISTTAADANAVGEFSCAMISNGAEGLIWGAPWAGLGMRGNSSRSAELRNVPVPRQDLLGTEGDQIWYVFNVVAPYFLVAMAGTYLGVASAALEEARIHLSKRYYTHSGSTLGQTAVMQHRLGTLWSVVERTRRLIYYAATEADSGGPNTLPALCSAKAEVADCAVNVVNEVMTITGGINYRDGSKLERLLRDARAAHVMSPTTDILRTWAGRALLGLPLLGD, from the coding sequence ATGATTGCTATCAGCAAAACGAAGAATCCTTTCAGTTTTGAAACAATTCTGGAAAGCACGCGTGAGATCGCCCACGAAGTCGTTGCCATTGAGACGATCAAAGTAGACCAAGACGCCTGTTGGCCGGAGCAAGGAATTCGCGCGATGCAGGCAGCCGGCTTAGGGGGTTTAGTCATACCAAAAGCCAAGGGAGGACTGGGACAAGGTCTTTTAGCACTCACCCAAGTGTGTGAACTACTGGGAGGCGAGTGCGCCTCAACCGCACTTTGTTTTGGAATGCACAGTGTCGGCGCAGCAGTGCTTGCCGCCAAAGCCACTCCCTACCAACAAGAGCGTTATGTAGAACCAATCTGCGAAGGCAAACACCTCACCACCTTAGCGCTGAGTGAACCGGGAAGCGGGGCACACTTCTATCTTCCGCAGTGCCAATTAACGGTAGAGTCGCCGGCAATGTTTCGCGTCAACGGACAGAAGTCTTTTATCACGAACGGAGGATACGCGGACTCATACGTGATTTCCACCACAGCGGCAGATGCTAATGCCGTGGGAGAGTTTTCCTGCGCGATGATATCCAATGGCGCAGAAGGGCTGATCTGGGGGGCACCTTGGGCCGGCTTGGGAATGCGGGGCAACTCTTCGCGCTCAGCAGAACTGCGAAATGTGCCGGTGCCGCGCCAGGATCTTCTCGGTACGGAAGGCGATCAAATCTGGTATGTATTCAATGTCGTCGCGCCCTACTTCTTAGTCGCTATGGCCGGCACTTACTTAGGCGTCGCTAGCGCAGCATTAGAGGAAGCGCGGATTCACTTGTCCAAACGCTACTACACCCACAGCGGTTCAACTCTCGGTCAGACGGCTGTGATGCAACACCGGCTAGGCACACTCTGGAGTGTGGTCGAGCGAACTCGCCGGCTGATTTATTATGCTGCCACTGAAGCTGACTCAGGTGGCCCGAATACACTGCCAGCGCTATGCTCAGCGAAAGCGGAAGTGGCTGATTGCGCGGTCAATGTCGTGAACGAAGTGATGACAATAACGGGCGGAATTAATTATCGAGACGGTTCTAAGTTAGAGCGCCTGCTGCGTGATGCGCGTGCCGCTCACGTAATGTCCCCAACAACTGATATCCTGCGAACATGGGCCGGTCGGGCACTGCTCGGTCTACCGTTGCTGGGAGATTAA